Sequence from the Equus przewalskii isolate Varuska chromosome 11, EquPr2, whole genome shotgun sequence genome:
GGCGGGCAGACAATCAGACACTGTTTTATCACAGGCATCGGCTGCAACCTCCCGCCTGGCGCCCGCAACGCGCGGCCGCCGAGGGAATGAGTCCCTGGGGACTCCCTGGGAACGTAAGCGTGCGGACCTCTCACGGCCAAGCAGGCAGTCGGGCCCGGAAGGCTAGCAGCCTGCGCTCCATCAGACGCAGAAAGCACGCCCTCCGGGCGGGACTAGCTTTCCCCGCAGCCCCGCCCCGGCTCCCGCCCCCAGTGTTCCCGGGCCTCTGGCCGCGCACGGTCCTCCGGGAATTGGACCAACAGAGGCCGTGCCTGCATACTACAACTCCCAGAAGGCTGCGCGACCAGGCCGCCTAGGGATTGCCGCAGAAGGCCGGGGGTGGGCCTCCAGCTGAACGGCCTTCCAACCCCCGAGCGGACGTGGCGTACGGCGCTGCCGGAAGTTCCGGGAAGCTGGCCCTGCGACTGGCCCGAGCTTCCGGGTTGGTCGCGCGCCTTCCTGCGGCTAAGATGGCGACCGAGCATCCTGAGCCTCCCAAAGGAGAGTTgcagctgccgccgccgccgcctcctggGCACTATGGCGCCTGGGCTGCCCAGGAGCTTCAGGCCAAATTGGCAGAGATCGGAGCTCCGATCCAGGGTGAGAAGCACGGGAGGTCAAGAGCAGGCAGCGTAGGCCTGCGGGGAAGCGGAGCCGGTTACCCCGGAGacccgggggtggggggcggaggCGGGCCGCTGGGGCCTGACGAGGCCCGCTTGTTCTGCACGGCCTGCCCTACCCCATTGATCCTGTCCTTTGCCCAGCAGGGAGTCGCGAGGAGCTGGTGGAGCGGCTCCAGACCTACACCCGCCAGGTAAGTGTTGGCAGCGGGACGTCAGGATAGATCGAGCTTCTGGAGGAGGCCTTCATGACCCCTCGCGACGCGGTCTTCGTTCTTTATGTACCTCAGCATAGCAAGTGGGGGCTTGCTCTTTTTGCCGGTTTTTGCTTTTACTTATTCTGTTGTAATCGCTTCTATGCGTATTGGTCCTCTCCGGTGCCTAACCCGAGCTCTGGCAGACAGGCACTGGGCAAATTTTGTTGAATGGATGGGAATGAACGGCGTTTAATGGAACAGCTCCTCTTGGACTGACCTAGAGTCCTTTCTCTTTTGCAGACTGGCATCGTGCTGAATCGGCCGGTTCTGAGAGGTGAAGATGGGGACAAAGCTGCCCCTCCTCCTATGTCAGCACAGGTAAGGAGGTTGTTCCATTTTATAAGATCTCTTCTGCTCAGGGTAGCCCCTTCTCTCACATGCAGCGTACTGGGGATGCAACTAGCAGGTTGGGCAGGGGCGTACTGCGATGACAGAATGGGAGCTCTTCAGTTCCCCCATGGTCCTGATCTTGCCCCTTTCCCAATGTTTGCTCCTCCAAATTCTATCACTTAAGATTCAGTTTAATATTTGGAAGACTGACTTGATTCTTTGCCAGCTGGAAGTAATCACCCTCTTCTTTGCCCTTCCAGGGCACAGTTCCCATGTATTCAGTGAGACCTTAGAGCTCACAccctgattttttatttttatttttttagattttttatttttttcctttttctccccaaagccgttcggtacatagttgtatattcttagttgtgggtccttctagttgtggcacgtgggacgccacctcagtgtggctcgatgaatggtgccatgtccctgcccaggatttgaaccgaggcaacactgcgccgcctgcagcagagcgcacgaacttaaccactcggccacggggccggcccctcacaccCTGCTTTGATTTCATACTTTCTACATTTACTGAGTCATTGGGGCACACTGGCTCCTGTTTAAGTCCTCTCTACTTCCATGTCCTTTCTGATCCAGGATTTGACTCTTTTTCTCTAGAGCAGTGGCTCTGACCTGGGGTCCCTTGACTTCTGTGTGGGGGATGAGGAGTCTGTAGATGGTTTTTAGAGGTGTCCGTGAATCTCCTGAAATTGTATGCAAAGTCTGAGTTCATGTTTTTCTGGAGAGAGAGCTTTCATTGGTTGGTGTCCCAAAGTTAACATCCTCTTTTCTTGATATGGCTATAGAGTATTCTTTTCTTGAGTGCAAGAACTGTGTGTCATTTGACTTTGAAGTCCAGCACCTGGCTCATAGTAGATCCCTAGCAAATGTCTGCAGTAGATAAATACTTCGTAGTTTATGGTCCTATTTTTTTCCACAGCTCTCTGGGATTCCCATGCCACCACCACCTATGGGACTCCCTCCTCTGCAacctcctccaccacccccaccacctccaccaggCCTTGGCCTTGGCTTTCCTATGGCAGTTGGACCCCGCCCACCAAACTTGGGGCCCCCGCCTCCACTCCGTGTGGGTGAGCCTGTGGCACTgtcagaggaggagaggctgaagCTGGCGCAGCAGCAGGCAGCCTTGCTGATGCAGCAAGAGGAGCGTGCCAAGCAGGTAGGCCAGGTGGCAGTCTGCGCCTGGGTCTCATCAGGGTCCTGAAGGGGGAGTAGAGCCTCAGAGAGAGCTGGATTGTGGAGCCAAACCTTCTGGCAAGGTCTGGACCAAAGACTGGATCTTAGGCCCTAGGCTGGAAGAGGACCCCAGAAAGCAGAGTTGTGGCAGACTGCCCTGAGGGGTATTGGTGCTGGTAtgagcttgttttcttttttaagcaggGGGATCATTCACTGAAGGAACACGAGCTCTTGGAGCAGCAGAAGCGGGTAATGCCCCTCATCCTAACCTTTTGACCCCACGGTCCAGTCTGTTGACTGTCACTTCTAGTGCTTGGTGTCTAAAACAAGGTGCACCATTCAAGTTTTCTGTGGAGGTTACCTCATTCTCAACTAAGTTCCAGTATCTCCTAAAtaattctctctttcctgtaGCCCAGGGGTTGGTAAACTGTGGACTGTGGCTTGTTTTTTATgtcctgtgagctaagaatggtttttatgtttttatttttatttatttatttttttgaggaagattagccctgagctaacatctgctgtcaatcctcctctttttgctgaggaagactggccctgagctaacatccgtgcccatcttcctctactttatatgtgggacgcctgccacagcatggcctgccaggtggtgccatgtccacatccaggatccgaactggcgaaccctgggccgccaaagcggaacgtgcaaacttaaccactgtgccactgggccagccccatgttttttatgtttttaaaggattgttaaaaaatgaaaacaaaaccaaaatatacaacaGAGTTGGTGCAATGGCTCctgaagcctaaaatatttattgtctggcccattacagaaaaaagtttgctgacccctactAGTCTTACATGTTACCATTTTAGTTATCTTGGAGAGGACTCGGGGCTAATTTAGTCATTTGAATCAGATTTAGACTAAGTGTGATAGATATAAGATAGGGAATGATCCATAAGACATGCAGGCCCAGAGGTGCATTGTATGGGTTGTTACCCAGTGGGTACTCAGGAGTATTAGAAAATAAGCATTAGCAGCAGCAGACATGGAAATGTTTATGAAGTACTGTCTTTGCTCAGGTGGTGCTAGATCTTGAGGGGTACATATCAGAAAAGAATTCATTGTTCCTTAGAAATAACTTTATCTCTTGGGGAAGAAAActcttgttaaaaaataaaaggcagtgtTTGGCTAAATATTAAATTCTCTGCTAGAAACTAGCAGTTTCCCAGGGTTTTTCTTGGTGTTACTTCTGGGGGTTTTCCTTTGTGATTAAGAGGGCTCCTCCATTTGGATCAGTAGCCTGGAAGTGTGGGGGTGTCAGAGACATCAGAACTCGAGTGGTACCTGATTCTTCTTGGGCCTGTTACCGGGTTGAAAGAATGCATTGGCCAGGGGCTGCCTGCCAAACGGATTTCCAAGCCTTGTCTCCACTCCCACTTCCCTCGTGTAGGCAGCTGTGTTGTTGGAGCAggagcggcagcagcaggagattGCCAAGATGGGCACCCCAGTCCCTCGGCCCCCACAAGACTTGGGCCAGATTGGTGTTCGCACTCCCCTGGGTCCTCGAGGTAAGACCCTGAAAATGGAAGGGAAAGGCAAGGAAGGTGATTAAAAGTTTTGGTATTTAAGTATACATCACAGAAAAAATACACGTATCGTAAGTTTGCAGTTCAATGAAGTTTCATAAAGTGAACACATCCATACAACCAGCACCCTGaccaagaagaaaaacattgCCAGCACCCCAAGAGACCTCCCAGGCTCCCTTCTAGCCACCCCTCCCCCGAAGGGTAACCGTCACCCTGACTTTTAGCAAGGAaatacttcttattttttaaaatttttatttatttaaaaaagatttttttttaaagattggcacctgcactaacatctgttaccaatctttttttttttcttctccgcAAAgcaccccccagtacacagttatgtattccagttgtgagtgcctctggttgtgctatatggcatgctgcctcaacatgacctggtgagcagtgccatgtccgtgtccaggatccgaaccggcaaaaccctgggctgctgaagtggagcgtgtgaacttaaccactcggccatggggccggccccaggaagaTACTTTTTAGAATGAATCTTTTGTCTCTTCTGACATtggatttctttctcctctcagttGCTGCCCCGGTGGGCCCCACCCCAACTGTTTTGCCCATGGGAGCCCCGGTTCCCCGCCCTCGTGGTCCCCCACCGCCCCCTGGAGATGAGAACAGAGAGGTGAGACTGGTGATTTCTTCCTAGGAACCGGAGAGTGTGGTTTAGAAGGGGACTATTTCTGGACTTTTAGAAAATCCAGCGAAGAGAAATCTATTAGAGAAGGATTCTGAGAGAAGATGGGAGGGCTTCTGGGGAGAGTGGGACAGCCATACTTAGTTCCGACATAATTAGGTAGGGCAGGAAGTAGGGCCTGGAGACATTTCTGGGGCATGGTTCTGGGGTTCCCTCTGAGGCCTGCTGAGGGATCATTGAGTCCAGTTGGTGTTGTCTGCTGTCTGCTGTTTACGTCATCTGGCCTGCAGCCTTTCTAGTACAAGAGGTAGGAGTTGTAGGAAAGAGGGCACTGAGCGCACcccctctgcctctgttgtctCTGGCAGATGGACGACCCCTCTGTGGGGCCCAAGATCCCCCAGGCTTTGGAAAAGATCCTGCAGCTGAAGGAGAGCCGCCAGGAAGAGATGAACTCTCAGCAGGGTGAGTGTATCCTCGTGTCCTGAGGGCTGCAGGGACAGAACCTAGAGAGGCTGAGGCCGGGTCTGCATTCCTCCTCCCTTCCCGAGGAGGGTTTCAGAGAAAAACCGGCTCTTGCTAAAGAGGAGTTACTGTGAGCGAGTGGCAGGGCACTGAGTGGTGGGAGGAGACTGATGGCTACCTTCTTCCcttacagaggaagaagaaatggaaacagatgCTCGCTCCTCCCTGGGCCAGTCAGCATCAGAGACTGAGGAGGACACAGTGTCCGTATCCAAAAAAGAGGTATGGGATGGAGCTGGGTCTGGAAGGAATTGCAGGAGATGGGGTTTGGGCTCTAAAATAACTCCCATTCTTAGTGTTCCAGAAGTAGTAGCAGCTGTTTTGTGCCACTTCCTGTCCTAAGCGTCTTGTAGATATCTTTCATTCAATTGCCAGTAAATCCCTTAGAGTTCTGAGTACTATGCATGCCTGCATTTTACAGCTGAAAGAGCTAAGGTTCTGAGAGGTGCAGTAGTAACCCAGAGGCACACAGCTTGAGAGGGGCAGAACTTCGGAATCTGACTTCAAGGCCTGTTTTCTCAGCCACTTGGGGAAATTGGGTGAAGAGATTAGGGGTTGGGGGCGGGCATGGTGCTTGGATGCTCTAAGCTAGTTGGTTTGCCTTGTTTTGACAGAAAAACCGGAAGCGTCGGAAccggaagaagaagaaaaagccccAGCGGGTGCGGGGAGCATCATCTGAGAGCTCTGGGGACCGAGAGAAAGAGTCAGCCCGGCCCCGTGGCTCTGACTCCCCAGCGGCTGATGTTGAAATTGAATATGTGACTGAAGAACCTGAAATTTATGAGCccaacttcattttcttcaagaGGATTTTTGAGGCTTTCAAGGTACAAGGAGCAGTGTGCTCtgaaggggcagagctgagcaggGAAGGGGCAGGAATGGGGAAGGAGCGAGGTAAGAGGGGCATCTTTCCTGTGCCGGGTTCAGGAGCTAGGGAGGGGCCCAGTGTGGGGGTCTCCACGTTGTCTGCCTCCTCAGCTCACCGATGAcgtgaagaaggagaaagagaaggagccaGAGAAACTCGACAAACTGGAGAACTCTGCAGCCCCCAAGAAGAAGGGCTTTGAAGAGGAGCACAAGGACAGTGATGATGACAGCAGTGATGATGAACAAGTGAGGCCCACCCCCTCCTGTCGGGGAGACACGGACTCTGGGGACAGGTGGCTGAGATGCATCCAATGAGGGACTGTGGTGAACTCTTGCAGGAGAGAGTCCCTTTGGTGGCTGAAGTTTTGGGGTGAGCTTGGCAGGCTGATTCACACCTAAGAGTCCTGCTCGAAAGAGATGATTGTTCTGTTCtaggaaaagaagccagaagcCCCCAAGCTGTCCAAGAAGAAGCTGCGCCGAATGAATCGCTTCACTGTGGCTGAACTCAAGCAGGTGAGACCTGAGATGCTCCAGCAGGCCCTGGAGCCTGGGAGACCCCACGAGGAGCTCCTCGAACACCGCAGTGGGGTTTTGCTTTGTGGGGGAGAGCTTTGAAGGAGGCCTGGGTGACTTAGGGTcctttgaggaggagaagggtAAAGCTTTAGACCTGAGTGGTTGGGGCTTTCTAGAGGTGTGTTGCTGTGTCTTCCAGCTCGTAGCTCGGCCTGATGTTGTGGAGATGCACGATGTGACAGCACAGGACCCCAAGCTCTTGGTTCACCTCAAGGCCACTCGGAATTCGGTGCCCGTGCCACGCCACTGGTGTTTTAAGCGCAAGTACCTGCAGGGCAAACGAGGCATTGAGAAGCCCCCCTTCGAGCTGCCAGACTTCATCAAACGCACAGGCATCCAGGAGATGCGGGAGGCCCTGCAGGAGAAGGTgagggcctggctggggctcACTTCTGCCCTGGGGGATCCACGTCCTTAATAGCAGCCTGCTTCCGAATCGGGATCCGGTTCCCAGAACCCACCCACTCGTTAACTGTCTTATTATCCATTCTGCAGTTTGGAACTAGTCAGCAGTGCATGTGACACAGGAAGGGCAGTGGGGGAAGGACATCAACACAAGAAAGGCAGCCCTCACTCTATGATCAGAGCTAGTgctcctgccccacagaggccgAGACTTCTGGCTCGGAGTGGCTCCGTTTTCCCCTTGTCTCCTCGTCCCCTCTGCCTGCACTTTCCCAGCTCTCTTTAATCTGCACACGGTGACTCCTTTCCCTGCAGGTTGCTTTTGGCTGTGTGTAGTTCTCTGCCCCTAAAATGAGCCTGGTGCACTTTATGGCTAGAGCTTCATGGTGGTTGTGTAACTTcttaaatttagaattttcagTTAAATACTTTGAGTAGGTAACACTCGTGCGTACTGCAAAAATTCAGGAGGGACAGAAGTACATGGTGAGAACTCTGCCTCCCAGTTAGACTCCTGTCACCCAGTTCTCTCCAGAGGCAACTAATGAGAGCAGTCTCTTGATCAGatggcttaaaaaatatttattgatgcgTATAGCTGAGGATGATACACCTGTTTTGTTCAACGTGGATTATGTAACTTTGAGGGGTTTGAGCAGGAAGGATTTGGGTGACTTTCGGAATGAGATAAACGAGGTTTCATTTAATCTCTTTTGGGAATGGGGAGCCAGATGTATTCAGAGTCACATTTGGTGACTGCCTTATCTGGTGTGTCTTCCGCCACTCTCCAGGAAGAACAGAAGACCATGAAATCAAAAATGCGAGAGAAGGTTCGGCCCAAGATGGGGAAGATTGACATTGACTACCAGAAGCTGCACGACGCCTTCTTCAAGTGGCAGACCAAGCCAAAGCTGACCATCCACGGGGACCTGTACTACGAGGTCcgggaggggcctgggaggccCGGCTGGGCTTTGGGTCGTGGCTGTGTGACTCGTGGTTGGCAGGACTTCCAAAGCTGGCACAGCAGCCAGTCCCCTCAGCCTCAGAGTGTCCATTAATTCCCTTGGATGGGATGGAATTTGGATCTTAAAATGAGGCGGTTTCCTGGAGGAGAGATGCAGACCATGTCTTCGAAATGATGATTATTTATGGTGGGCAGTTTAGGGACAGGGGGCCAGGTGGCAGATGCTTTTAGGAAACAGTTAATATTGGAGGTGggagaaaagttatttttttttcggATCCTTGAAATATCAATCACCATGATATCGTGGAGGTTTGAGGTGAAAGGACCTCGGAGATCACCCTGTCAGATGCCCTCGTTTTCCAGAGGAGAAGCAGGTCCTGAATTTGGCTGTGTTCTCACAGGGGTTAATGACAACACCGGGAATCTTGCTGTCCCCCTCCTTCCTGGCCTTTGTTCCTTTCCCTGCTTAGCCAGGGAGAGAAGTGAGGAGACTCTCAGTGGGAAGCAGGCAGCCTCAGCGGGATTTTCTATCTGATGTGGACGGGGACTTCTGTCTTTGTTCTCCTGTCCTCTCCCCATTGAGCTCCCAGCGTGTGTCTGGCATCCACAACGCAGCGGGCTCTGCTTTTTCCTCAGGGGAAGGAGTTTGAGACACGACTGAAGGAGAAGAAGCCAGGAGATCTGTCTGATGAGCTAAGGATTTCCTTGGGGATGCCAGTAGGACCAGTGAGTGCCGGCTACCTGActggggaagcagagggagacaaAGGGAGAGGGTTGGGCGGATGCTATCTTCTCATTTTCCTGCAGAATGCCCACAAGGTCCCTCCCCCGTGGCTGATTGCCATGCAGCGATATGGGCCACCCCCGTCGTACCCCAACCTGAAAATCCCCGGGCTGAACTCGCCCATCCCCGAGGTGAGCACCGTCTTTTTCATTCTTAGCTGCCTCTGCCTTTTAACTAGAGGatgatttgattttttcccccttctctcgCTTGTCTCgtttctctcatttccctttctctcatctcatgtgtgtctttttttttttttttagaaaaagtaatggtttttgttttaaaaaaaacctgacatGCTCATCATAAAACAGTCCATCAGAATTGacaaatacaaagatgaaaataaatcacCCACAGTTTCACCActtagaaataaccaaatttaacATTTGGTGAATGTGTTTCCAGGTAGTTCTCCGATATATATGAGTGGAcagatagaaataattttatctcaGGAATGGCATCAAACTAATTTTTagataaaaaaacattaaatttaggggccggccctgtggccgagtggttaagttcgcgcgctctgcttctgtggcccagggtttcgccagttcaaatcctgggcacggacatggcaccatttgtcaagccatgctggggtggcatcccacgtgtcacaactagaaggacccacatccaaaaatatgcaactgtgtatgaggggaggggctttgggagaaaaaggaaaaataaaatcttaaaataaaaaagcgttaaattttaaaaagttaacagaCAACAAAGTCATTAAAGTGAAAAAGTGATtgttaaatttcagataaaaatttctGTCCATTAGGAGAAACAGATTCTAAAAGCTTTCCAGAGTTAGGAAAAATCAGTAAGCAATTGGGGTCATGTTCTTCAAAACACACAGTTCAGTTGCAGATGGCACAGACGTCTACCTCGAAGGCTGAGGTTATTAGCATactttctgcctccctcctccccatcccattGCCTCCAGATTTTTGTTGCTTACTACTTTTGCCTTGTAATGCTTCATAACGTTTAATTCCTCTCTGAAATCTGTCCAGAGTGCCCAGGTGTTAGTTCTGTACTTGGGAGCGTGACTTTTCTCCAGGACTCCGCTGTTTGTGTTGGAGCTCACCTGTGGAACTGACCTGGCATTCCCTCTCTTGCAGAGCTGTTCCTTTGGGTACCATGCTGGTGGCTGGGGCAAACCCCCAGTAGATGAGACCGGGAAACCACTCTATGGGGATGTGTTTGGAACCAATGCTGCCGAATTTCAGGTATGGGCGTGGCTGGCAAGCTTGGTCTTAGTTAAGGTCATGAAGCTTAAGATGGTTGGTTTATAGCGTCATTATCAGGGAGCTGGGTGTTGTGAAGTTTCGAAGTCTGAAAAAGAGCATGCATTTTCCTGAGATGTGATCCAAGCTCCCCACTAGAATCTGAGCTCTCTGTGGGCAGAGATTATTGTTTGTCTGTTTACGCTTACATCCCTTCAGCTTACAATAGCTTCAGTAGATGCTTagtaaacgtttgttgaatgaatgagtgatctCTTTCAGACCAAGACGGAGGAAGAAGAGATTGATCGGACCCCTTGGGGGGAGCTGGAGCCATCTGATGAAGAGTCTTccgaagaagaggaagaggaggaaagtgatGAAGACAAACCAGATGAGACAGGCTTTATTACCCCTGCAGACAGGTGGGGGAAGCAGAGTCGGCCTCTCTGAAGTGGTCTATTTGTCTTTGGGGGCCTTCTCTTTACCCCAGAGCTTGTTCCTCTCTTCACAGTGGCCTCATCACTCCTGGAGGGTTCTCGTCAGTGCCAGCTGGAATGGAGACCCCTGAACTCATTGAgctgaggaagaagaagattgaGGAGGCGATGGACGGGTGAGGGAACCAGGCAGGGCTGAGAGGGAAGGCCTTCCTCTTCCCTTTAGCCTCTAGGTTGGCTGGCTGACTTTTGTCATCTGCCTGCCCCTTTTAACAATTACTGAGCACCAGCCgtgggccaggcactgctctaagcagTGAAGAAGACAGGCGAGGCAAACATCTCCTCAGAGAACAAGGTAATTTCAGATGTGGATAAGACAGTGAAGCAAAGGCAAGTGGGTAATGGGGTGTAGAGGGGTTTGCGTGGCAAGGAGGCCTTTGGGAAGGCCTCACCTAGGAGGAGGTGTTTGAGCTGAGAGCTGAATGTCAGCAACGAGCCAGCCACAGGATGATCGGGGCAGAAGGAACTTTAAGTGCAAGCAGTGCACGGGCCCTGAGGCCGGCGGGGGCTTGCATAGCTGTGCATTTTGAAGCTCCCTTGTTAGGTATGTAAACCTGTAGGATTGGTaagtcttcttgatgaattgaccccctTTTCACGAGAtgatcttctctttgtccattctgttctttgttccctttttcctattttcctatcttttggattaaatattttttatgattccattttatctcctttgttcacTTATTACCTGTAAGGCTTTGCTTTGTTATTTTAGTGTTTATGATGTCCATCTTTGTCACAGTCTCCCTTCAAGTGACATTATACCAGTTTGGGATAGTATTAAAGACCTTACAGGCGTGtagttctcttctctcctcccaactTGTGCAGTAtcgtcatacattttacttttatatatgttcTAAACCCTACACTATGGTTATTTGTTTAAATGGTCAATTATCTTAtagagagatttaaataataagaatcagaTATTAACCCAGGTAATTACCCTTTCCagtgttcttttgtttctttgtgaatatccaggtttccatctggtatcattttccttctgcttgaaaaGCTTCCTTCCGCATTTCTTGTTGTGGGTCTGCTGGTCATGAATTCTTT
This genomic interval carries:
- the SF3B2 gene encoding splicing factor 3B subunit 2 isoform X1, with the translated sequence MATEHPEPPKGELQLPPPPPPGHYGAWAAQELQAKLAEIGAPIQAGSREELVERLQTYTRQTGIVLNRPVLRGEDGDKAAPPPMSAQLSGIPMPPPPMGLPPLQPPPPPPPPPPGLGLGFPMAVGPRPPNLGPPPPLRVGEPVALSEEERLKLAQQQAALLMQQEERAKQQGDHSLKEHELLEQQKRAAVLLEQERQQQEIAKMGTPVPRPPQDLGQIGVRTPLGPRVAAPVGPTPTVLPMGAPVPRPRGPPPPPGDENREMDDPSVGPKIPQALEKILQLKESRQEEMNSQQEEEEMETDARSSLGQSASETEEDTVSVSKKEKNRKRRNRKKKKKPQRVRGASSESSGDREKESARPRGSDSPAADVEIEYVTEEPEIYEPNFIFFKRIFEAFKLTDDVKKEKEKEPEKLDKLENSAAPKKKGFEEEHKDSDDDSSDDEQEKKPEAPKLSKKKLRRMNRFTVAELKQLVARPDVVEMHDVTAQDPKLLVHLKATRNSVPVPRHWCFKRKYLQGKRGIEKPPFELPDFIKRTGIQEMREALQEKEEQKTMKSKMREKVRPKMGKIDIDYQKLHDAFFKWQTKPKLTIHGDLYYEGKEFETRLKEKKPGDLSDELRISLGMPVGPNAHKVPPPWLIAMQRYGPPPSYPNLKIPGLNSPIPESCSFGYHAGGWGKPPVDETGKPLYGDVFGTNAAEFQTKTEEEEIDRTPWGELEPSDEESSEEEEEEESDEDKPDETGFITPADSGLITPGGFSSVPAGMETPELIELRKKKIEEAMDGSETPQLFTVLPEKRTATVGGAMMGSTHIYDMSTVMSRKGPAPELQGVEVALAPEELELDPMAMTQKYEEHVREQQAQVEKEDFSDMVAEHAAKQKQKKRKAQPQDSRGGSKKYKEFKF
- the SF3B2 gene encoding splicing factor 3B subunit 2 isoform X2, whose protein sequence is MATEHPEPPKGELQLPPPPPPGHYGAWAAQELQAKLAEIGAPIQGSREELVERLQTYTRQTGIVLNRPVLRGEDGDKAAPPPMSAQLSGIPMPPPPMGLPPLQPPPPPPPPPPGLGLGFPMAVGPRPPNLGPPPPLRVGEPVALSEEERLKLAQQQAALLMQQEERAKQQGDHSLKEHELLEQQKRAAVLLEQERQQQEIAKMGTPVPRPPQDLGQIGVRTPLGPRVAAPVGPTPTVLPMGAPVPRPRGPPPPPGDENREMDDPSVGPKIPQALEKILQLKESRQEEMNSQQEEEEMETDARSSLGQSASETEEDTVSVSKKEKNRKRRNRKKKKKPQRVRGASSESSGDREKESARPRGSDSPAADVEIEYVTEEPEIYEPNFIFFKRIFEAFKLTDDVKKEKEKEPEKLDKLENSAAPKKKGFEEEHKDSDDDSSDDEQEKKPEAPKLSKKKLRRMNRFTVAELKQLVARPDVVEMHDVTAQDPKLLVHLKATRNSVPVPRHWCFKRKYLQGKRGIEKPPFELPDFIKRTGIQEMREALQEKEEQKTMKSKMREKVRPKMGKIDIDYQKLHDAFFKWQTKPKLTIHGDLYYEGKEFETRLKEKKPGDLSDELRISLGMPVGPNAHKVPPPWLIAMQRYGPPPSYPNLKIPGLNSPIPESCSFGYHAGGWGKPPVDETGKPLYGDVFGTNAAEFQTKTEEEEIDRTPWGELEPSDEESSEEEEEEESDEDKPDETGFITPADSGLITPGGFSSVPAGMETPELIELRKKKIEEAMDGSETPQLFTVLPEKRTATVGGAMMGSTHIYDMSTVMSRKGPAPELQGVEVALAPEELELDPMAMTQKYEEHVREQQAQVEKEDFSDMVAEHAAKQKQKKRKAQPQDSRGGSKKYKEFKF